A genomic stretch from Planctomycetota bacterium includes:
- a CDS encoding PQQ-binding-like beta-propeller repeat protein encodes MKTEIKYLLAAFLLFLVTCSLSYAADLVEIVYPAEMAKDEIEKSIRESLIRDQGGNYGDYYYRIFKECKEDTLLKKPSGPSNPVEYFKNGERLSEPGFKEYMKSQESAGCKIVRYQKSATGELLQLGMEKGTSGFKPNIRPVENLLSQAKGGSIFSKWYFWGGIGVLGAAAGGGGGGGGGSDSGGTSPAGPTAPNPPTNVAVTATTNTSVNITWTDSSNEEGYAIRRSLTGIDGSWINIIDVSANTTNYTDNTVWEKGTFYYRVLARGGGFETYLPQNDKSVTTPGKPNNPSNATCSAPSYSQVNLSWNDSSNDETEFRIYRSINGPWSYGWYATVGAGVTSFIDLNPPRDVDPSTNYYYKIYAWNVWGESIGGSNETNATTKSAPSSPPAAPTGTTATAASYALINVTWTDASNNEAGFYINRSEVFGGPYPVQYRVDPGIQSFSDITVTPSTTYYYVVQSYNFQGTGNSAEVSAATPAIPLNPPITPSNLTVIAVSSSAIDVYWDDNSSDEEGFKLYRNTTGTDPFTQIATIDPNTEVYSDTGLASSTTFYYKIEAYNSQGGSMFAGVASATTPAQPTNPPSPPNTLNAVAVSDSQVNITWNDTSGDEEGFYIYRQKDGTGTWNYIKTVGIGVESYSDTGLDHSTKYWYYATAYNSAGESGQSNQDDALTNPPPATKPLTPTNVSAVAISAKRINLSWQDNSWNETEFRVYRWTLSGGPYTLVISGTLNANVTSFSDTVGLLANTPYYYVIRAYNLQGETGNSTEVSATTYPAPATTPTPPSGLSGYAPSSSQIKLTWVDNSDNEDGFKIERADNIAGPYTAVGYISTGTNKYLDSGLTFNATYHYRVRAYNSAGDSDYNYNSAQTQNLPGSAPSQPGGISFDMVNSSQFILSWWDSSSDEEGFRLERAYHPEQAYTVIATIDPSDGGTIKYTDTGLEPSTRYYYKLYAFNSQGDSTPSETNQQTLDTFGAVPVTPTGLSVTAQSGKVQVRWTDASIEELCFKILRQKTGDLDFTHIMTVSANQGSGTQLTYYDIGISPSTTYTYKIKATNYAGESTSGTASDITYPSAPSLMVATSISPTRIDLNWQDNSIDETGFRIERKVGQFGSFSNLPPGAGSNVISATDDTVSASTEYWYRIQAYRGGDYSSYSNESYQKTPPPAPTNLSKAVYTSPDKVSLSWSYSNGDHNGFKIERKFEGETTFTQIGTSGQWNTWYDDSTVTPSNIYTYRVRAYRNSPAADSPYSDEIIAQTYPAAPSSFNAIALSSYQAVISWTDNSDDELDFYIERSPAFGSTITVSAVAGTGSVITYTDNTITTTSGTNNFWYYIKARNAVGYSGTLNSDQVVGLGYPLDLLAMVTDTANAISISWTNNSAPWAGFKLERKNGGGYAEIGTATGSPTVWYGDLGLSNSVTYTYRARSYYTAGSYPSYSSYSNEASDSTWPSAPSGLTGIVLATNEIAISWTDTSSDETGFIIARKKEGEGFFSFLDAVISPASAYTDTDITDVVTYYYKVRAYRLDPGPDYSTFSNTVEFMPNNATLADTAWPKAHCDLANTSRAEYAGPTTGGLKWAALGMGGMTSAAVLDSKGNVYIGTTSRLESYDSTGAKRWVYDIPQYIGSNDRYIYASPALGSDGTIYICVNTMDGLMKSKLYAVRSSDGAYKWDYPSGAGVIFSSIYSAPTIGSDGTVYFGAGDGKLYAVNPDGSPKWDYFPAMGSIEASPAIDSQGFIYCGTTNGYMFAHNPDNSGNKWSRNFGAFQIKYAPAIDEANSVVYVAVSSQIYALNLSDGLNKYNPYNVGFTITTAPAIGSGEVTYFAVNNGSLYSVTPTAGSLAMRWSYDPPPAAGVINYGVTIGKNLPNPIIYFYDDMGDYVCALKDTGVAPVSPEWTYSVGVGSGYNIPVIGSDGTLYIGSNGSLYAINNGGSTSPDAVYSQIMFRSNVSRTGQSTFAGPTSTTEAHTYPAGGSIQSSAAVDKDGNIYFGCNSAAGSSFYCINKDAGNQWSTLVGMVKSSPAISAVKQAVYFGDDSGVMHSYPLVGGAPRWSYGTAMGAILSSPAITGDASNTRVYFAAGSTLYALYDDMTAGRLLWQVNPSGSPFESSPALDKNGKIYIGCNDNKVYCYQDTTPYAMWPGTYNTLWNTGVQITAQVKATPLVAGDGYIYVGDLSGRFHQINANTGAVGWSVNLGAGNSIWSSAALSLDGTTLYVGCNNGNLYARNKSDGSEKWTFNAGIGIQSSPTVDSKGRIYFGTLNDGFVSRIYALTDTGTAGTALSGWPKEYAGGGANGFISSVSIMNTGQLVVGNMNNTLYIIGTDPADIQITKKANKQKVSVGDVVTYKITLTNNGVDPTDINNPTQLIDRIPPGFKYVKGSSILIDGAGNITRTDPAGVDTNTLTYDAGWFGTTATATTKVVSYQLVVGSGVAFGKYENRAYARFWYNKPPVTEGTSNIAREEVLVVPDPIFDLGTIIGKVFEDTNGNGIQDEGEVGVGQAKIIMEDGTVITTDKDGKYHVPGVVPGTHALKLQVTGDKLQVKESPKIVRVTEGLLCKVNFPIDSKNSINSTNSSDSGAAATSPKQSVEGLHLLVLGEGIAGYNTTSGNTDIVNTNKVNEGFDDGFTARGRLAYYMSGTFKKDYTITSSFDSKRDRYRAMSRYIDPDKYYPLYGDDSTVAWDATNTQGLFYLSAGHTPSASQVLVGNYQTDLASNELFAYNRTLYGAKVALNTNNNRADYLFIPNTEVKLFGARAYQVAAHNEFRATGGSFYYLKHKNVIEGSEEVKLVSRDQLTNLPVETIIKTRGVDYEIDYDMGRIIFKQVVNSVDPTSSIISTNILNGNGMYIVVDYEYEPDRTHLNEGVYGGRVAYSPIDEVTIGTGYVSEEELDKDYTLGGADLTVKLPLETKVKVEYAQSESRGIPNYVSLNGGLTFNEVTNLSSSEGSAYYIKADSKPIENITTDVYYQHLRPGFMSSNAVIQQGTAKYGTSISDKLTDKLNLSVRYDVQELLKNYNLVSGALVGGEKTEVTSLQGNYNMTEKLTLSGEYRYQSVENKLAKITSETNSDTSVGAVRANYALSQRVNMYMSQQTTFKGPANHQTSLGSTIQIMDNLSGNIQGTSGTNGNSALLGLSSVNKIGEKTELTNSFNYGLTESTTNERTRSATTTAGVSSQVTDSTRLYASKQYQVSSGGAVSTADTIGQDTNFTKNWIVGCTFERGLLNNFDGTET; translated from the coding sequence AATATTTCAAGAACGGCGAAAGATTGAGCGAGCCCGGCTTTAAGGAATATATGAAAAGCCAGGAGTCAGCCGGCTGTAAAATCGTCCGTTACCAGAAAAGCGCCACTGGGGAGCTTCTGCAACTGGGGATGGAAAAAGGCACATCCGGTTTTAAGCCCAATATAAGACCGGTTGAAAACCTGCTTTCCCAGGCCAAAGGCGGTTCTATCTTTAGCAAGTGGTATTTCTGGGGCGGGATCGGCGTGCTTGGTGCAGCTGCAGGCGGCGGTGGCGGCGGTGGTGGTGGTAGTGATAGCGGAGGCACATCTCCGGCAGGACCTACTGCCCCGAATCCTCCGACCAATGTGGCGGTAACCGCTACGACTAACACCTCGGTTAATATTACATGGACCGATAGTTCAAACGAAGAAGGTTATGCTATCAGGCGTTCCCTGACAGGAATTGATGGTTCTTGGATTAATATTATCGATGTTTCCGCCAATACCACAAACTACACAGACAATACGGTTTGGGAAAAGGGAACATTTTATTATAGGGTGCTTGCCCGCGGAGGCGGTTTTGAAACTTATTTACCGCAGAATGATAAGTCAGTTACAACACCCGGCAAGCCGAACAATCCTTCAAATGCCACATGCAGCGCGCCTTCTTACTCCCAGGTTAATTTATCCTGGAATGATAGCTCCAATGACGAAACAGAGTTTAGGATATACCGGAGTATTAATGGTCCATGGAGTTATGGCTGGTACGCGACCGTTGGAGCAGGGGTTACTTCCTTTATTGATCTTAATCCTCCCCGCGATGTCGATCCTTCCACCAATTATTATTATAAAATTTACGCCTGGAATGTATGGGGTGAAAGCATTGGAGGTAGCAATGAAACCAACGCGACTACCAAATCGGCTCCTTCTTCGCCGCCGGCAGCCCCGACCGGGACCACTGCCACAGCCGCTTCTTATGCCCTTATTAATGTAACGTGGACAGATGCTTCGAATAATGAAGCCGGATTTTATATTAACCGCAGTGAAGTGTTTGGAGGACCTTATCCGGTGCAGTATCGGGTTGACCCGGGTATCCAATCGTTTTCCGATATTACCGTCACCCCTTCCACCACATATTATTATGTCGTCCAGTCATATAACTTCCAGGGAACCGGCAATTCAGCCGAGGTTTCGGCAGCCACTCCGGCAATACCGCTTAATCCTCCGATAACCCCTTCAAACCTGACGGTTATCGCCGTATCGTCTTCGGCAATTGACGTTTACTGGGATGATAATTCTTCCGATGAAGAGGGGTTTAAGCTTTACCGTAATACTACCGGGACAGATCCATTTACCCAAATTGCCACTATTGACCCTAATACAGAGGTTTATTCAGATACAGGTTTGGCATCTTCCACAACTTTCTATTATAAAATAGAGGCATATAACTCCCAGGGAGGCAGTATGTTCGCAGGGGTGGCTTCCGCGACCACTCCGGCGCAGCCGACTAATCCGCCCAGCCCGCCGAACACCTTAAACGCCGTTGCCGTTTCTGATTCCCAGGTTAATATAACCTGGAATGACACTTCAGGCGATGAAGAAGGGTTTTATATATACCGCCAGAAAGATGGGACGGGAACATGGAACTATATTAAAACTGTTGGAATAGGCGTGGAATCTTATTCGGATACCGGCTTGGACCATTCAACCAAATACTGGTATTACGCGACTGCGTATAACAGCGCCGGAGAAAGCGGTCAATCTAACCAAGATGACGCACTGACCAATCCTCCGCCGGCAACTAAGCCTCTTACCCCGACCAATGTTTCAGCAGTAGCCATAAGCGCCAAGCGCATTAACCTTTCCTGGCAGGATAATTCATGGAATGAAACAGAATTCAGGGTATATCGCTGGACGTTATCAGGAGGTCCATATACATTAGTTATTTCCGGCACACTTAATGCCAATGTCACCTCGTTTTCCGATACGGTTGGGTTGCTTGCAAACACGCCTTATTATTATGTAATAAGGGCTTATAATCTCCAGGGCGAGACCGGTAATTCAACCGAGGTTTCAGCCACCACATACCCTGCACCGGCTACAACACCCACTCCTCCCAGCGGTTTGTCCGGGTATGCGCCTTCTTCTTCGCAGATAAAACTGACTTGGGTTGATAACTCCGATAATGAAGATGGGTTTAAGATAGAACGGGCGGATAATATTGCCGGGCCTTATACAGCTGTTGGGTATATTTCAACAGGCACCAATAAATATCTTGATAGCGGCTTAACTTTTAATGCGACATATCACTACAGGGTGCGTGCATATAATTCAGCCGGTGACAGTGATTATAATTATAATTCAGCGCAAACCCAAAACCTGCCCGGCAGTGCTCCAAGCCAGCCCGGAGGGATAAGTTTTGACATGGTGAATTCATCCCAGTTTATTCTTTCTTGGTGGGATAGTTCTTCTGATGAGGAAGGATTTAGGCTGGAGCGTGCGTATCATCCTGAGCAAGCGTATACCGTTATTGCCACGATAGACCCATCTGACGGAGGCACTATAAAATATACTGATACTGGCTTGGAGCCATCAACCAGGTATTATTATAAGTTATATGCCTTTAATAGCCAGGGTGATAGCACTCCTTCAGAGACTAATCAGCAGACATTAGATACCTTTGGCGCTGTTCCTGTTACACCTACCGGCTTAAGCGTAACCGCCCAATCCGGTAAGGTCCAGGTCAGGTGGACGGACGCTTCGATAGAGGAATTATGTTTTAAAATATTGCGGCAAAAAACGGGCGACCTTGATTTTACCCACATTATGACGGTCAGCGCGAACCAGGGTTCGGGAACGCAATTAACTTATTATGATATCGGTATATCGCCGTCTACAACGTATACCTATAAAATAAAGGCAACTAATTATGCCGGCGAAAGCACGTCTGGAACTGCATCAGATATTACTTATCCATCGGCGCCTTCTTTGATGGTGGCAACTTCTATTTCACCAACCAGGATTGATTTAAACTGGCAGGATAATTCCATTGACGAAACGGGGTTCAGGATAGAGCGTAAAGTAGGACAGTTCGGAAGCTTTAGTAATCTTCCGCCTGGGGCTGGTAGTAATGTGATTTCTGCTACTGATGATACGGTCAGCGCTTCAACCGAATACTGGTATCGTATACAAGCCTACAGAGGCGGTGATTATAGCAGTTATTCCAATGAGTCCTATCAAAAAACGCCACCGCCTGCGCCTACAAACCTATCAAAGGCGGTTTATACGTCTCCTGACAAGGTCTCTTTGAGTTGGTCGTATAGTAATGGTGATCATAATGGCTTTAAGATAGAACGAAAGTTTGAAGGAGAAACAACATTTACCCAAATAGGGACTAGCGGCCAATGGAATACTTGGTATGACGATAGCACAGTCACCCCTTCCAATATATATACTTATCGTGTCAGGGCTTATCGGAACTCCCCTGCGGCGGACAGCCCTTATTCAGATGAAATTATTGCCCAAACTTATCCGGCGGCACCTTCGTCTTTTAATGCAATAGCTCTTTCTTCTTACCAGGCTGTAATTAGCTGGACGGATAATTCTGACGACGAACTGGATTTTTACATTGAACGGTCTCCCGCATTCGGATCCACCATAACGGTTAGCGCCGTTGCCGGAACAGGGTCGGTTATCACTTATACGGATAACACTATCACAACCACTTCCGGCACTAATAATTTTTGGTATTATATAAAAGCACGTAACGCCGTTGGTTATAGCGGCACTTTAAATAGCGACCAGGTAGTAGGATTAGGATATCCGTTAGACCTATTGGCGATGGTTACAGATACGGCAAATGCCATATCTATTTCCTGGACGAATAATTCCGCGCCTTGGGCCGGCTTTAAATTGGAACGAAAAAATGGCGGCGGTTATGCGGAAATAGGGACGGCTACAGGAAGTCCGACTGTTTGGTATGGTGATTTAGGGCTTTCTAATTCGGTTACTTATACTTACCGTGCCCGGTCATATTATACCGCGGGAAGTTACCCATCTTATAGCTCTTATTCTAATGAGGCATCGGATTCCACCTGGCCATCCGCACCGAGCGGATTGACCGGAATAGTGCTTGCCACCAACGAAATCGCCATTTCCTGGACAGATACTTCAAGCGACGAGACCGGTTTTATCATAGCCCGCAAAAAAGAGGGTGAAGGTTTTTTTAGTTTCCTTGATGCCGTTATTTCGCCTGCCAGCGCTTATACGGATACCGATATAACGGATGTGGTTACTTATTATTATAAAGTAAGGGCATACCGCCTTGACCCGGGCCCTGATTACAGTACGTTTTCTAATACGGTCGAATTTATGCCGAATAATGCTACCCTGGCAGATACCGCCTGGCCTAAAGCGCATTGTGATTTGGCAAATACCAGCCGCGCGGAATATGCCGGACCTACAACCGGCGGATTAAAATGGGCGGCTTTAGGCATGGGTGGCATGACTTCAGCGGCTGTTTTGGATAGCAAAGGAAATGTTTATATCGGAACCACTAGTAGGCTTGAGTCTTATGATTCAACCGGCGCCAAAAGGTGGGTTTATGATATTCCCCAATACATTGGCAGTAACGATCGATATATTTATGCTTCACCTGCTCTTGGGTCTGACGGCACCATATATATATGCGTTAACACGATGGATGGTTTAATGAAGAGTAAGCTCTATGCAGTGCGATCATCGGATGGTGCGTATAAATGGGATTATCCGAGCGGTGCGGGAGTAATATTCAGCTCTATATATTCAGCTCCGACCATAGGCTCTGACGGCACGGTTTATTTCGGGGCGGGCGACGGCAAATTATATGCGGTTAATCCTGATGGCTCTCCAAAATGGGACTATTTCCCGGCCATGGGCTCTATTGAAGCCTCACCGGCGATAGATAGCCAAGGGTTTATTTATTGCGGAACGACAAACGGCTATATGTTTGCCCATAACCCTGATAATTCCGGGAATAAATGGTCCCGTAATTTCGGCGCCTTCCAGATAAAGTATGCTCCGGCAATTGACGAGGCTAATAGCGTTGTCTATGTGGCGGTGAGCAGTCAAATATACGCACTTAATTTAAGCGACGGCCTGAATAAGTATAATCCTTATAATGTGGGTTTTACTATCACTACTGCCCCGGCAATCGGTTCGGGGGAAGTTACTTATTTTGCTGTTAATAACGGTTCTCTTTACTCGGTTACCCCAACCGCGGGATCTTTAGCTATGCGCTGGTCGTATGACCCTCCGCCGGCTGCCGGAGTAATTAATTACGGAGTCACAATCGGGAAAAACCTGCCTAACCCTATAATATATTTTTATGACGATATGGGCGACTATGTTTGCGCTCTAAAAGATACCGGAGTTGCTCCTGTGTCGCCTGAATGGACTTATTCGGTAGGAGTCGGTTCAGGATATAATATTCCGGTAATTGGTTCGGATGGGACATTGTATATAGGAAGCAACGGCAGTCTTTATGCCATTAATAACGGCGGCTCGACCTCTCCGGATGCCGTGTATTCTCAGATAATGTTCAGAAGCAATGTCAGCCGGACCGGTCAATCCACATTCGCCGGCCCGACCAGCACAACTGAAGCGCATACATATCCTGCAGGTGGGTCTATTCAAAGTTCCGCCGCGGTAGATAAAGACGGGAATATATATTTTGGTTGCAATTCTGCGGCAGGGTCAAGTTTTTATTGTATTAATAAAGATGCCGGTAATCAGTGGAGTACATTGGTAGGAATGGTTAAATCCTCTCCGGCAATATCCGCTGTCAAACAAGCCGTCTATTTTGGGGATGATTCCGGCGTTATGCATTCTTATCCCCTTGTGGGCGGAGCGCCGCGTTGGTCATATGGTACTGCTATGGGCGCGATTCTTTCATCGCCGGCCATTACTGGCGACGCCAGTAATACCAGGGTTTATTTTGCGGCGGGTTCAACTTTGTATGCCCTCTATGATGATATGACAGCGGGTCGGTTGCTTTGGCAGGTTAACCCCAGCGGCAGTCCGTTCGAATCATCCCCGGCGCTGGATAAAAACGGAAAAATATATATCGGGTGCAATGATAATAAGGTGTATTGCTATCAGGATACAACTCCTTATGCTATGTGGCCCGGGACTTATAACACACTGTGGAATACGGGGGTGCAGATTACAGCGCAGGTCAAAGCTACTCCTCTGGTTGCCGGTGATGGTTATATTTATGTTGGCGATCTATCCGGTAGATTCCATCAGATAAACGCAAATACCGGTGCAGTCGGATGGAGCGTTAATTTAGGCGCAGGTAATTCTATCTGGTCTTCCGCCGCTCTTTCTCTTGACGGAACCACTCTATACGTCGGATGCAATAACGGCAATTTATACGCAAGAAACAAAAGTGATGGTTCTGAAAAATGGACTTTTAATGCCGGAATAGGCATACAAAGCTCGCCGACAGTTGATTCCAAGGGACGCATTTATTTCGGGACTCTGAATGACGGTTTCGTATCGCGTATTTACGCCTTAACAGATACCGGCACCGCTGGAACAGCGCTTAGCGGGTGGCCGAAAGAATATGCCGGCGGCGGGGCAAACGGATTTATATCATCAGTGTCAATTATGAATACCGGCCAATTGGTTGTCGGAAACATGAATAACACTCTTTACATTATCGGGACAGACCCGGCTGATATCCAGATAACCAAGAAAGCGAATAAGCAAAAGGTTTCAGTTGGTGATGTCGTGACATATAAGATAACTTTAACCAATAATGGAGTTGATCCGACTGATATCAACAACCCAACCCAGCTGATAGACCGCATTCCGCCCGGTTTTAAGTATGTAAAGGGGTCAAGCATTTTAATAGACGGGGCTGGTAATATTACCCGGACTGATCCAGCAGGTGTTGATACCAATACACTAACATATGATGCCGGCTGGTTCGGGACAACCGCAACGGCGACCACAAAGGTAGTGTCTTATCAATTGGTCGTGGGAAGCGGTGTAGCCTTCGGCAAATACGAAAACCGCGCCTATGCCCGGTTCTGGTATAACAAGCCCCCGGTTACCGAAGGTACTTCAAACATCGCCAGGGAAGAAGTCCTGGTCGTGCCCGACCCGATATTCGATTTGGGCACGATTATCGGCAAGGTGTTTGAAGATACCAATGGCAACGGCATCCAGGATGAAGGGGAAGTTGGTGTCGGCCAGGCCAAGATAATAATGGAAGACGGAACGGTTATCACCACGGATAAAGACGGCAAATACCACGTGCCTGGAGTCGTTCCCGGAACGCATGCCTTAAAGTTACAAGTTACAGGTGACAAGTTGCAAGTGAAAGAAAGTCCTAAAATAGTGAGGGTAACCGAAGGCTTATTATGCAAGGTAAACTTCCCAATAGACTCCAAAAACTCTATAAACTCTACAAACTCTTCAGACTCCGGAGCAGCAGCGACGTCCCCGAAGCAAAGCGTAGAGGGATTACACTTATTAGTCCTGGGCGAAGGCATTGCCGGCTACAATACCACTTCAGGCAATACGGATATCGTAAATACAAACAAGGTTAATGAAGGTTTTGACGACGGCTTTACCGCCCGCGGGAGATTGGCATATTATATGTCAGGCACATTCAAGAAAGATTATACGATTACTTCATCATTCGACAGCAAGCGAGACCGGTACCGGGCAATGTCGCGTTACATAGACCCGGACAAGTATTATCCGCTATACGGAGATGACTCAACCGTGGCATGGGATGCCACCAATACGCAGGGACTATTCTATTTGTCAGCCGGGCATACGCCATCCGCGTCTCAAGTTTTGGTTGGGAATTACCAAACAGATTTAGCGAGTAATGAGCTTTTTGCCTATAACCGGACTCTTTACGGAGCTAAGGTGGCTTTGAACACGAATAATAATAGAGCTGATTATCTGTTTATCCCGAATACCGAGGTAAAACTGTTTGGAGCCAGGGCATACCAGGTGGCGGCGCATAACGAATTCCGCGCTACCGGCGGCTCGTTCTATTACTTGAAGCACAAGAATGTGATAGAGGGAAGCGAAGAGGTAAAGCTTGTCTCCCGCGACCAGCTGACCAATTTACCGGTCGAGACGATTATTAAAACAAGGGGAGTTGATTACGAGATAGATTATGACATGGGGCGTATTATCTTTAAGCAGGTTGTTAATTCGGTAGACCCAACAAGCAGTATTATATCAACCAATATCCTTAACGGCAATGGGATGTATATCGTGGTGGATTACGAGTACGAGCCCGACCGGACCCATTTAAATGAAGGGGTATACGGAGGAAGGGTGGCCTATTCGCCTATAGACGAAGTTACAATCGGCACCGGATATGTATCCGAAGAGGAATTAGATAAGGATTACACCTTAGGCGGCGCGGATTTAACGGTAAAACTGCCGCTTGAGACTAAAGTCAAGGTGGAATATGCCCAGTCCGAATCACGCGGCATCCCGAATTATGTTTCGCTTAACGGCGGATTGACCTTTAATGAAGTGACTAATTTATCATCCTCAGAAGGAAGCGCGTATTATATCAAGGCAGATTCAAAACCGATAGAGAATATAACCACGGATGTTTATTACCAGCACCTGCGGCCGGGATTTATGTCCTCCAACGCGGTAATACAGCAGGGCACGGCCAAATACGGGACAAGCATTAGCGATAAATTGACCGATAAACTTAATCTTAGCGTTAGGTATGATGTCCAGGAGCTTCTTAAGAATTATAACCTGGTTTCAGGCGCGTTAGTCGGAGGGGAAAAGACAGAAGTTACGAGCCTCCAGGGAAATTACAATATGACGGAAAAGCTCACTCTTTCCGGCGAATACCGTTACCAGAGCGTGGAGAATAAACTCGCTAAGATTACGAGCGAAACCAATTCCGATACATCGGTCGGCGCAGTCAGGGCGAATTATGCCTTGAGCCAGCGTGTTAATATGTATATGTCCCAACAGACGACCTTTAAGGGGCCGGCCAATCACCAGACAAGCTTGGGCTCAACCATCCAGATTATGGATAATTTATCCGGAAATATCCAGGGGACTAGCGGCACGAACGGCAATTCGGCTTTACTGGGATTAAGCTCAGTAAATAAGATAGGGGAAAAGACAGAGTTAACCAACAGTTTTAATTACGGGTTAACTGAAAGCACGACCAATGAAAGAACGCGTTCTGCCACTACGACAGCAGGCGTATCCAGCCAGGTAACGGATTCGACCAGATTATATGCGT